The window GGCGACCTCTACCGCAACTTTCAGGGCTACTCGACCCATGCCCACTGCAATCTGCTGGGCCTCGGCATCAGCGCGATCAGCATGCTCGGCAGCAGCTACAGCCAGAACTGCCGCAGCGAAGCCGAGTACTTTTCCGCGATCGATCAGGGCCGGTTGCCGCTCTTTCGCGGCGTCGAACTCGATGCGGACGACCTGCTGCGCCGCGCGGTCATCACCGCCCTGATCTGCCACTTCCAGCTCGACATCGCCACCGTCGAGCGCGACCACCGCATCGACTTCAGCAGCTATTTCAACAGCGAGATCAAGGCACTGAAGCCGATGATCGAGGATGAGCTGCTGGAGCTCGATGCGCGAAAAATCACCATCAAACCGCGCGGCAAGTTGCTGATTCGCAACATCTGCATGGTGTTCGACCGCTATCTGGCGCAGCAGAGCGTCGAGCAGCGCTTCTCCCGCACCATTTGAGGAGTGCGCTGCGACAGCGGCAAGGCTGCACCGTCTTCGCCCACGGCTGCTATCCTTTGCTGCATCCTGCCTCTCGATTCGGCTCGATGGGGCTTTTTGACGCAGCCGGCCAGCGGCCTGATCGACTGATGGCGATCGGCAGGAAGCGCCCTTGAACTTCGAACCCAAGCCCACCATGCTGAATGCAGCCTCCGTCCCGGAGCTCCACGGTTACCGCCTTGGCTACCGTGCCGACATCGAGGGGTTGCGCGCGGTCGCGGTGATGCTGGTGGTGGCCGCGCATGCCGGCCTGCCCTGGCTGCAGGGCGGCTTCATCGGCGTGGATGTCTTCTTCGTGCTCTCGGGTTACCTGATCACCGGTCTGCTGGTGCAGGAGATCGACCGCACTGGCCGAATCGCTCTGCTCGATTTCTATGCGCGGCGCCTGCGCCGCCTGCTGCCCGCACTGCTGCTCATGCTGTGCGGCAGCAGTCTGCTGGCCATCCTGCTGCTGGGCCCTTCCGAGCAGCCGGGACAGGCCAAGGCGGCAGTGGCCGCCTCGCTCTGGCTCAGCAACCTGCACTTCAACTCGGCCCAGCTCGACTATTTCGGCACCGGCGCCGAGAGCAGCCTCTTTCTGCACACCTGGTCATTGGGGGTCGAGGAGCAGTTCTATCTGGCATGGCCTCTGTGGGTGCTGTTTCTGCTCGGCAGCTGGTCATGGCAGGGCGGTCATCGCAACTGGCAGCGGCTGCGTGGCGGCATGTTGGCCACGATGCTGCTCTGCCTGGCGCTGTCGATCTTTCTGACCTATGTGCAGCCGACCAAGGGCTTTTATCTGATGCCCTCGCGGGCCTGGCAGTTCGCGCTGGGTGCAATCACCCTGCTCACCTTCTCCAGAACGGCAGGCTCAGCACAGAGCCTGACTGCACCTGGATCGGACTTTCTTGCGCGCAGGGTGGCCGGCTGGCTCGGTCTGCTGCTGGTGCTGGGCAGCGGACTGTTCCTCGACCGGCACCACGCCTACCCCGGCGGCTGGGCCCTGCTGCCATCGATCGGAACCGCACTGATACTGGCCGCCGACACCCAGACCACCGCGGCCCTCGGCGTGAGCAGACTGCTGTCGCTGCCGCCGCTGCAACGGTTTGGAGAGCTCTCCTACTCCTGGTATCTGTGGCATTGGCCGGCGCTGCTGCTCGGCGCCACCGTGGCCATCGCCGGGCGGCCAGCGCACCCCATGACCTGGGTGATACTCAGTCTCGCACTGGCCTACCTCAGCCATCGCTGGGTGGAATCCCCACTGCGGCACAGCAGGCTCATCGCCGCTCGACCGCTGACCACCGTGCTGGGCTCGGCCGTGCTGATGGGCGGCACGGTGCTGCTGGGAAACCTGTGGCAAAGCAAGGCGGTCGACTGGATGGGCGCACCGTCGCAGCAGCCCTACGTCGCCGTGCGTTCCAACCTGCCAGCGCTCTATGCAGTGCCCGACTGCGACGAGTGGTACCGCTCTGCCCAGGTGCGTGTCTGCGCATTCGGGAATGCGCAGGGCAAACAGACCGTGCTGCTGCTCGGCGACAGCGTGACGGTGCAGTGGTTCCCCGCCGTCATGCGCACCTATGCCGAGCAAGGCTGGCGCGTCCTGGTCCTCACCAAATCGGCCTGCCCGATGGTCGATGAAGGCTACTTCTATCCACGCATCGGCAGGCACTACATCGAGTGCGAACAGTGGCGCGCAGCCGCACTGGCAGCGGCGAACAGCCTGCGCCCCGAGGTAATCGTGACCGGATCGACCACGACCTACCCCTTCACCGAAGCCCAATGGAGAGAGGGCTCGCGACGCACGCTGGGCGCGCTGTCGGCCGCTGCCGAACAGGTGTTCGTTCTGCGCGCCACACCTGCCCTGCCATTTGACGGTCCAGACTGTCTGGCCCGCCATGCCTGGCGCAGTCCGCTGCTGCCTGCCCCGCCGGCGTGCAGTGCACCGGCCAGCAACAGCCACGACGACGCCATCTTCGCCTGGGTCAGCCAGGCCACAGGCGCCTACCCGAATGTACGGATGCTCGACCTCAATGCCCTGATCTGTCCAGCGCAACTGTGCGAGGCGGCACGGGAAGGACGGATCGTGTTTCGCGATACAAGGCACATCACCGCCAGTTACATCGACAGTGTCGGTGACGCCTTTGCACAGCGGATCAACGAAGCCGAATCCCACACTGCGGCGGCACATTGATCCGAACTGCCCGATCGCGGTCACCACGCGTCTGCCGGGTCACCCGCTGCCAACAGAGCGCTGCCGAATTTCTGCTGTCGCCCCTTCCACAACCACCCGGCTGCGCACTACACTGCGAGCGTCATCACGCCTACTTCACCGGGGGATCCCCATGGAACAGCGCCGATGTGAGCAGGAGAAGGTCCATTTCGACTCGATGGACCATCCGATGAGAACAGTGCAGGACATCGCCACCCGCCATCCACAGCTGAGCCTGATTGACGCCAAGCGTTACACGGCGCTGCTGTTTGGCTACCGCTCCTGGGGATCGCTGGCCGAAGAGACGCTGCGCCACGACGCCCCGCCTTCTCCCCTTGATCATGAGTTGCCGAAGGAGCGCCTGCGAACCCGCGTCTTCAACCGCATCCAGCGGCTGCGGCGCGAGACCGATCTGCGACCTCAGCCACTGTTGAGCATCGCGCTCAGCCTGCAGCCACGGGTGAAGATGGTGGTGAAGGACATGCAGAAGTCGCTCTGGCTGCGCGACTTCGATGAACTGATGGAGGCGTTTCGCGAAGTGTTCCCAATTCGCGACAATGCCTCGATCCAGGACATCTTTGCCGCCTTCGACCGCTATCAACTGCAACTCAGCGCCGGTCGTGTCGACACCAGTTTTGAACAGAGCGCTGTCCAGTCGTCGGCAAAATCTTCTGAAACCCAGCCATGAAGGCTGCGGAGTCAATGTTGCGCGGCAACAGCGCGGTCAGGGGCAGCTCAGTGCGGTGTCGTTCGGCCCGTGGACCCGGACGCGTCCACCACTGTTGTAGATCAGTCCGCGCGCCTGCAGGACATCGGCGCGGCGCGGGCAGACCGTGAAGGTGCCACCGATTCCGGCCATGGTGCCGCTGGCCTGATAGCTGAGGCGGTTGGAGGGATTGGCCGACAGCCGCACCGTCGCCTCCGGCATCGCTTCATGCTGACGAATCAGCTCTTCGCCGGCATCGAGCAGTTGATTCTCGTTCGGATCACTGAACAGTGTCCAGCCGCTCTCCCAGCCCACCACCGGCGGACCGGCACTGCAGTTGGCGCAACGCAGCGTCACCGAATTGCCGCGGCGCACCGCCTCGCTGCGGGCCAGCGCCAGGTCGCGCTGCAAATCCTGCTGAATCTTGCCCACCTCGCTGCGCTCGACGCTGCCCCGCCAGCTCGGCACGCCCATCACCAGCAGCGTCAGCAGCAGCCCCACCACCAGCAGCAGTTCGATCAGCGTGAAGCCGCCGGCAGTCGCGAT of the Pseudomonadales bacterium genome contains:
- a CDS encoding acyltransferase, whose protein sequence is MLNAASVPELHGYRLGYRADIEGLRAVAVMLVVAAHAGLPWLQGGFIGVDVFFVLSGYLITGLLVQEIDRTGRIALLDFYARRLRRLLPALLLMLCGSSLLAILLLGPSEQPGQAKAAVAASLWLSNLHFNSAQLDYFGTGAESSLFLHTWSLGVEEQFYLAWPLWVLFLLGSWSWQGGHRNWQRLRGGMLATMLLCLALSIFLTYVQPTKGFYLMPSRAWQFALGAITLLTFSRTAGSAQSLTAPGSDFLARRVAGWLGLLLVLGSGLFLDRHHAYPGGWALLPSIGTALILAADTQTTAALGVSRLLSLPPLQRFGELSYSWYLWHWPALLLGATVAIAGRPAHPMTWVILSLALAYLSHRWVESPLRHSRLIAARPLTTVLGSAVLMGGTVLLGNLWQSKAVDWMGAPSQQPYVAVRSNLPALYAVPDCDEWYRSAQVRVCAFGNAQGKQTVLLLGDSVTVQWFPAVMRTYAEQGWRVLVLTKSACPMVDEGYFYPRIGRHYIECEQWRAAALAAANSLRPEVIVTGSTTTYPFTEAQWREGSRRTLGALSAAAEQVFVLRATPALPFDGPDCLARHAWRSPLLPAPPACSAPASNSHDDAIFAWVSQATGAYPNVRMLDLNALICPAQLCEAAREGRIVFRDTRHITASYIDSVGDAFAQRINEAESHTAAAH
- a CDS encoding GspH/FimT family protein, with the protein product MTPRQRIATAGGFTLIELLLVVGLLLTLLVMGVPSWRGSVERSEVGKIQQDLQRDLALARSEAVRRGNSVTLRCANCSAGPPVVGWESGWTLFSDPNENQLLDAGEELIRQHEAMPEATVRLSANPSNRLSYQASGTMAGIGGTFTVCPRRADVLQARGLIYNSGGRVRVHGPNDTALSCP